TGGAATAAAGGAAACGCATTGTCCGGTTTTGACGTGCCAATTTGATGACCCCGTAGCGACGTTCACAAAGGAATGCTCCTGCCTCTTCTTTAAATGACTGGGGGAAAAACGCATTTTACCATCTTTTGCCTCAGGTAGGCTATTCATAATGCTGTAGCTATTACATCTGTATTCGGTTAAGATGGCGTCTTCCTCATCATTCAACCAACCGTAGGTGTTATTGTAATGACAATCCCCAGTCTCCGTTCCTAATATTCTTTGTTTACCAAATTGCACACGTCTCTATTGATTATGAATATGATATGGTTGATGATGAAGACGAAGAGGCCCgtaatataatttttttttatcgATGAAGTGACAGTTGTAGACCTGACATTACTGTACTGTAATTGAAGGCCTTGTGGGATTAAATTGTGTGAACATTGTTCTTTATCATTTTGCCATGACATATTCAGCATTCCCCTGGTTTGGCATGGATATTGGTGGTACGCTGGTGAAGCTAGTGTACTTCGAGCCGACGGATGTGACcgcggaggaggagcaggaggaggttgAGAACCTGCGCAGCATCCGACGGTACTTGACATCGCACACGGCCTACGGGACCACCGGCATCCGCGACGTGCACCTGGAGCTGCCGGGACTGTCGCTCTGCGGTCGCACGGGCAGCCTGCATTTTATTCGATTTCCCACACATGACATGGCCGCTTTCCTACAGATGGTCCGCGACAAGCACTTCTCCAGTCTGCACACCACACTCTGCGCCACCGGAGGTGGGGCTTTCAAGTTTGAGCAGGAATTTTTCCAGGTAGGCTATGTAGGTCTAGATACTTGGCCCAGGCACTTGAAAAAGGCTAGGCTTAAAAAAAGCATAACTTAAATAAATGTAATTCTAGGAGGTCACTAATATGCAAGCCTTGTATGCAATAAAAGTACAAAGACAAATATGCTATATATAACGCTTATACtagtaataaccagccaataatGTCAGTCCTCCGTATCGTCCTCAGATGGCAGAGCTGGAGCTGTACAAGCTGGACGAGCTGGAGTGCCTGATCCGCGGTGTCCTTTACATCGACTCGGTGGTGCCGTCCGAGTGCTACTACTTTGAGAACCCCACGGACCTCGAGCACTGCGAGGAGAAGGCCTTCCCCCTGGAGAACCCCTACCCTTTCCTATTGGTCAACATCGGCTCGGGGGTCAGCATCCTGGCCATCTACTCCAAAGATGACTACCGCCGCGTCACTGGAACCAGGTACTTAATTACTGAAGGCAAATTCACACCGTGTGGAAGCGTTTTTTTGTCCCCTGTCTGACTGGATGAAAGAATGCATGAAATGCATGAAAACAGATGAGTCGTTCCACACCAACAGCGACAGATTTTTACCGCCAGCAAATATGTATCGCCTCTGCGCCATTGATGCTTTGTGTGAATCAGCACTGATGCTGCATTCTAGAGCACGAGGATAGAAAGCAGAGTTGGATATATCCCACTGGGAGTCAGCCACCTACCAGCTCAGAATTCCAGACCTccagcacagtgggtttacatacagtgtccaatctcgccctccaacccgtgcctgcagttcacctagggagcgctgtcgagacagcagagcccataaggctggcgctaataacaaTTGTGCTCGCtctcggctgaaacttgacaatattactgtaagttctgagaaaccaatgtggatttaaatgaaatgtacaataacctgggagttatgtccttctgatttcttacagctttagcatttatgagtcaggctccgctagcatcttgctaacaaaattgctttacggccgtcgtgatcacagcaatgcagccggtcgAACAATCTAagcgcagtgtgtgaagccactcgtgacgtcacattgacaataaagacgtattttacaaagatccagcgagtttaaaaattcaaactaagtgctgtttgaaaggataatttatcctgcctttgggaaaaataaaatgaaacgatgatatcaactctctcccaaagcaatggcagcatctgtggttgagctccatgggaccccattcattctaacagcctctgcgctccttggcgctcctctgtgctgtctggatggcgccacttagtggacagtaccacccggaaaaagtcgcgagattcctctctcgtattacccatagaTCCTCTCTGCCTCCAGGTTGAATATGAACAGCAAATATGGCCGACCGAAGAATTAAGCTTTTCATGTAAACTTCACCTGGTGGTGTTTATTTCATCACATATCATCATGGGAAAGTGACACATTTTCACACCTGAAATGTACAATACATAATCAGTTTTGCACAGCACCATACTGTACCTCATATTCTCATACTAGGTAACCAACTTATTTAATCTGAAACATAAAGCATAGTTTGCTAAGAAAATGAAGTTATTGCTAAATGTGGTCCAGGTGTTGATTCCTAATAGCATGTTACTATTGGTGACTGATCCTACTTCAtgtcctcccccctctccagTCTGGGAGGTGGTACGTTCCTGGGCCTGTGTTGCCTGCTGACTGGCTGCAGCACCTTTGAGGAGGCCTTGGAGATGGCCTCGCGGGGGGAGAGCACGCACGTGGACAAGCTGGTCCGGGACATCTACGGGGGGGACTACGAAAGGTTCGGCCTGCCGGGGTGGGCTGTCGCCTCCAGGTATTGTGTCTtgatcacacacagactcacagttgATTCAAACATATTAATCAGACANNNNNNNNNNNNNNNNNNNNNNNNNNNNNNNNNNNNNNNNNNNNNNNNNNNNNNNNNNNNNNNNNNNNNNNNNNNNNNNNNNNNNNNNNNNNNNNNNNNACATGCACTGAAGCGTGGTAATAAACCTGGGCCTGTATTCTTACCTGCTGAATTCACAAGTACTTGCTACTGGAAACTTGTATTGAATGGTTGAGATTGTAAAtgtggatattgtgtgtgtgtgtcaacagaaCATTGAGAGAGTGGTGTTCGTGGGGAACTTCTTGCGAGTGAACACCCTGTCGATGAAGCTGTTGGCCTACGCCATGGACTACTGGAGTAAGGGACAGCTGAAGGCTCTCTTCTTCAGACACGAGGTTAGTGCCTGTTGTCGCAGGGTTGCTGTGGAGCCATGGGAGCATTATTGGAAGGGTTTGACTTGttctgagtgttttttttctgtactgATGGGTTCACTTAACCTAATTAATTTCCCTGGTCTGCCTCAGTTTACCACATTTCTGGGGGTTAAGGGAGACACTAGACCACTTTTGGGAATGAGAATCTGGATGAATTAGAATCATCACAAACATGAAGACACCCGCTTGATGTCTGCCAAGGATCTCATTCATTAtagtaataactgtatttgtatagcacaattttatacaaggcatgcagctcaaagtgcttaacagatAGATGAACaatgttaaaaataataataactagaaatgcattcagagaacgcagacctccgccaaggaagttcagttcgttttggacatgatgtggtttcatgcatttaggcctataggctacatagcatttgtgttcaggtaattgaaccgtcaagtcgtaaccaaattatagttctatctgtctcttttatcatttccatgtcctctagctgtggtctgtttagttcacctttgattgttttattggcaaagtgattgttcatgctatagcctatgccttctgtgatttgcaaatgcacttaagccttgaagctcattgctacatattagtcacattgttgatgattggcagcatgcctttcattaggctaccatctaaaacaaaatacaaattaaaaagcacaattttcattggccaacacccgtagtaggcctacatattctacagtagtgcagcggtccccaacgcgcagtaataggcctatatattatattatattatattatattatattatattatattatattatattatattattattattatatatttttttttgtaataacaagacagACAACATActgtggctactttgagccgttcacttaattattgaatcagaatgaaatgtgcaagaatccccttatccagtggcagtgcatggatggttgtggagtgtcagttattgttttgggctatttcgtaaggctaaacaaacttttgagaggtaaatccacttctatcatttctagctgttgcaatatcgtgacaccaacgttgtggtgcaaacgcaattgcttagcgagagacatgtcgactcgactggcggaatcattgcctacccagagacagtttagatccttacacttgttggagaagttcctacctgtgaatagcctatgggaatccgttcatgagggttattgcgagctcttggcgctgtgggcagttgatcggcacccgggcctgctctctatttcgtattgaaaatcactgttcgccgcatctccagcgttcattcgttatgaagtctagtaactagtctatggaatgtttgcagtaggctactgatggcttcagtgcgcggggattggggaagcagcaaatcaccgtggactaacgcaattcgcgcgcgcctttctttgagcttcattttatatgaatgttttgtgacagcattgtgaacttaaacgatctgcgaggctgtagctaaggctgctttttgatagcgattttgactgcggtaggcTAATGCCTTttacttcaatgctctgccccggtgtggctgcgtgaaggtacgccagttagtaagtggtgctgctcagtgctcctcctcagtggtccttgcgcaccctgtggcaggccatgtaatagcagcgtgacgaacacacacaaattcgggcaggccatgtaatagcagcgtgacgaacacacacacaaattcgggcaggccatgtaatagcagcgtgacgaacacacacacaaattcgggcgatcacataacctcctggcggaggtaataataataatggggtgaggtagaaaagatagaaagaaagaaattggggaaaaaaagagaaaacaagacaAAATAGAAAAGATAAGTAAAAACATATAAATTAACAAAAGTAAAGAATTCATCCAGGCTGTCACAAAGACTTAAGTTTTAGGCAACTGGTCTTTTTGTGAGATTGAAGATGTTTCATATGCTTCTTATGCATTTATGTGTATGTTATACACagtaaactgcacattggagactggtcaaacgtgttttcaaacttctgtgctaaccttgttacatagatttttgaaaataaagtacacttcaacttcaacttgaaCTTCTTTATATGTATGTTTCTGAATACATTGAATGTATATCTGattttgtgtcttgtgtcttgttgCAGGGCTATTTTGGAGCTGTGGGAGCATTGTTGGAACTTCTGAATCCGTCCTGAATGTTTCatcgtgcatgcacgcacacgtctTGCACATTGCACACTTAATGTCTGAACTGTTAATCCACTCCTATACCCAAGATTGGGGTGGTGGTATCTCCAACTGGGCCCTTCCTCTTTGCCCTCTTCTCAGGCCAAATTTGAGATGTTTACCCATTTTGTTAAAAAAAGTGCACTGTGTTAAGAACACAATGATGTAAATCATATTCTGTTCAGTACTCTAAATGGTGAATATTTAAGATTCGGCTTTAAAGCCCATCACCATGGTGCCTTATTGATTTGCTAAACCACTTACGCTGTGGACATATGCTGCGCTCGATGGTGTTTATCGAGACAATTAGCCCCGTAGTGGGCTTAGACCATGTTAGTGTTCGTGTGGTATGATGTAGCACTTAGTTaaagatgaaaacaaaaaaaactttgtaGACTGGCAAAGGTATGTCCGCATCTCTGCGTGGGATCTTTGAAGATTGTTATGAAGATCAGATTTGCATTGGAGGTTGATTGTAGGCCTTCTGCTATCCCCATCAGTTAGAGGCAGGGCTTGGTGCAGTATACTGTCGACAATCAGAGTGAAGACCTTTTCAGGTCTACTTCAGCTGGATAGTAGAGCCAAAGACCTTTACGTCCTGTTACAATGTCAAACCAAAGATCTCTTTTTCTGTTCCCAATGTTTCTAGTTGGGTATGTTACAATGGAATGTGGATCATTTTGTGAAATTGGCTTTTTGATATTAATGTTGAGCTTTGTCAGAGACATTTCAGCTGATGTTGGACCATACACCTAAACCACACAAGCGGCGACTGAAATTCAGAGATTAACTGTCTTATTTGTTTGGTAAGATTGAAATGAAAATGATCTCATACTTTAAGTTTATAAAAGACTGGATTTTCTCTGAAGTGCCTGAAAGATGACTTGCtttgaaaaaaacagaaaaaataaagCCATTTTTATGCTAAATATATCATCAGTTTAGGCTTTTGTCAAGGAGCTAATTGTGACCTCCAAAAGTTACATTTCTACTCTTTTTGTACTATAAAAAATACTGTTTCAATAAAATGTGTTCTAAAAGAACTTTGAGGTGTTTGGGGTGTTTCTGCATACATGACAATTTCATCCATGTAATTTATTTGTAACCCACATAGATTAACAAGATGTGAAATTATTATGAAGCAAAGATGTATTCCAAAGTTGAACCTTAAAATGACTAAATTAAGCCAACAGCTGAAAACTATTAATTTGGACTGATACTTGTTACTGACACTGGGCTGACTCAATAGCAATGCAGTTTCCATGTTATGGTGTTGACTGTCAGTTATCATGCCATCATGCAAATCCTCCAGTCCAGTTTACCAGTCACCAAAGGCAAATTCGTATCCCATGTTCAGACTGTAACCATAGGTTAACTCGGTGGTTCCCAAATTGTTTATGCTAGCCTAGGACCCCCTTTTGAACCTAAGAATACCTCTTCcccagcgcgctaagccccccacatttgggctgtcATGCCcaccccatggggaccccggttagaGTCTGGagggggtcatttcccaatcctcccccatctctctctcccactcacttcctgtcagcatctcatactgtcctgtcaataaaggcataaaaagcccctaaaatatatatatacactgtatttAGAAAAGAATACCTCTTCCCATATTCCTACCCCCATGCAGTGTCTCTGCAGTCCCCCGAGGGCTTGCAAGcctcagtttgggaaccactgggttaactGACATAGTTTTTGCCTTCCATCCACTGAACCATGCACACTCGGCAGGTACAGCCAATGAGTGGGCTCGCTTGTGAACAGTACAGACGACGGATGACtattgttttttatttccagatgCTTTTGTTCCTTCATCTGTCAAAGGGCCAGTCACTGGTCCAGTGCCAGTGTCAGTCTCTAAAACCAAACATCAAGACATGAGATGTCTCAACAACATCCTGCTGCAGCGACCCTTCAGAAATAGGGCACAGGATATTGCCATTCCTGTGAAGGAATTTTTTCACGATAAAACCAAACAAACAGCTATTTCTCCactatgcgtgcatgcatgcatgtatggcgtgcaggggtgccgacaggggtggacaaaggggacagttgtcccgggcccaggcagagaaggCGCtcgaaattgggtcctcattacattgtatgtattgggctgggggtcctttcagacaactttgtcccggccaaagctgtcaatggccctgatGGCGTGCATTACTAAGATGAGATCTAGCCTGCTGAGCCGACGATCTGGGTCAAATCAACGAATACGGTTAGGCCCATTCAGAAGTGTTAAACCACTCGCAACACCTTCtttaaaaagaatgaatgaactGGCACCAAAACAGGTCCGGGCTTTTTTGTGTGCCCCCTTCTAAATTGTGGGTCAGTTtattgggaaaaaaagaacaacagcatTGGTTGAGGACTGCCAGTGCCAGTCCTgtaatcagggctgctgacagctttggctgggcccgggacaaagtcatctgaaagggcccccttaccCAATATATCCAATGTAATGAGCCCCTcttctcccttggcccgggacaacatacccctttgtcatcgtccccctgtcggtttccctgcctgtaatgccctgtgtgccagtccaggcctgttaaAAAGCACAGGAGAGGCGCTTGTAACAGCTGAATGTAGGTGCGGTTGGATGTTGTTTCTAAACATCTAGTTCTAGTGTGCTGGGCTGCTGACCACATGATAATGGGTTTGCCATGCAGTGCAGGCCACACCACCGTGAACTGTGCATGGGGGCCATCCATCGTCTGTTTTTTTGGGGCgataaagagagagtgacacacacacagtcactgggggggggggggggggggggggttgttaaagGGTGTCTTTAGGTAGGAaatccccagagagagagagagagagagagagagagaaaccctaaCTGGTACTTTAGAAGTGCACTGGTTAGAGCGGGAAGAGAGCAGGCCTCCTGCCATACATACTGCACAGTTTATGTCTTTGTAGCAAAAATAGCATGAGCACAAATCTCTGTACTATCTCATATTTGGATTTGGTTCACACACCAATGCCACAAACAATGTTCTCTGTGAcactatgtaggctatgtattgctGATTCATAAGATGTGATGAGAAACGTTAAAATAGCCTAAAATGTTGCCAGAATCTGTATAGGTCTCAGATCACTGATTTCAATAGCAGTGTTGCCATTTTTGGTGTTCTATGAACCTCAAGCAACAGAAAGTAAGTCAGCTTTGTGTGCAAGTCCATTATGCCCAGTGAAGTAATTTGATGCTTTTGTGACTTTACACACTTTTGTGCCAAAACACGACCTTTCTTTCCCACTACCCCTGCGAGGTCTGACCGCCCTGGACACTTAGGGATTACTTGCTTCACAGCACCTGACTAAAGTAATTGTCTGCAGACTGAAAGGGGTCGAATGAGGTCAAGAAATCATCCAGGGCAGCCAGACATACACCAGGGGAGGCTTCTTTCCTCTGGCTTGGTGTGGtatgaccagggctggactggggaagaaatagggcctaggcacttttggcctaaaggggcctTTCATAATTGGCgtgcacagaactgactcaccggtggctccctattttcagaaatgttaataaataaatatatatttaatcatatattttttaacatttctgaaaataggggcccacaagggtgaggggcccaccgggaaacaccagctatgccagatggccagtccagccgtggATATGACATACAAGTGAAGACAGCCCTCATacggacagacagagggaggacaGATCTGAGCCGCGTGGAACAGGCAGCAGACAATTTTTTTTAACTCTCACCACAGAGTTGTGACAAAGGATTGCAGCATTGTATCAAGAGATAGATATTGATTAATAATATATCAGTTGTTAATGGTttactatattacattatattatattatattatattatattatattatattatattatatggtgTAATATATTCAATATTTGATTTGAAACACTGATTGACACCTCAATAATTGGTGTTGTTTTTAGCCAAACAACTTCACATAGATGAGGGTTCTGTCAGGTTCAGTTAACCAAGGTATCAGGTTACCTCTCTGAAGCTCAGACCAGGACCAAATGGTGGACCAAACGTCCAATTTGTTCAAAAGAACATAGGCTAACTAAATGCattttattatttaggcctaAACCTATTTAATATCATAATGGGAGAGAACCAAACACTTGCTGTAGATGCTGAAGTGGTCCAATTTCTGTTATTTTGAATAGCCGTTAACTAATAActgtagatttaaaaaaaaatattaagaaGTTATAAAATTATTATTTCATAACGTGAAATGTCCAGACAGACTTGCACAACCGCACGTTTCTCCGTTACACAAGTGGAACGCTCATTCAGGACCAATGAAAGAACCAGTGTTAGTTTTTTCTCTAGGAAAAATCCTGCCCACTCTCAAGATGTGTAGAGTCGTCCACGAGTcaactccacctctctcctccccttctcttccctctctacctccttcgttctctctcctcatccctgtaACTTTCGTTGCTGTACAGCTGGCAATTTATAGACAAAAGAGGGCTAGTGATTATGGGCTATTAGACGTGATGCGTAGTTAAGTTTTTTCTAACCTTGACAGACACACTGGATGACCGTCTCTCATCTGTCGGACGAAGGATACGGAGGCCAGAGGATCAGTGGCCTTGAGTAAAAAATTGAGGATAACGACTACAACGGATAGAAAAGAAACCGTTCAAGCCGGCTAATCAGACGCGCTTTTGGTAAGTTCAAAGTCTCCAACTCTTAACTCCAACACGGTTGTTGACACCTTGGCACGGGGCCTGTTTCTAGATTAACTAAAATCCAAACCACGGTTTTGGAGTTGGATTGTGCCTTATAAAATGTACCCGTTACTATTTAATCAGTGGGCTGTGTCATCTGAGCTAGTGCCGTTTGTGACTTTGAACATACTCCTCTCCACTTCTGTTTGGTATTTGATCGAGGAGACACGCCTGCCAGTTTAAATTATGAcaaacaatatctctctctctctctctctctctctctctctctctctctctctctctctctctctctctctctcacacacacacacacacacacacacacgcacgcacgcacacaggcacacgcacacacacaccagcgcgcaCGTACGCAAACACTCACCAACTTTTAGCTCAGCGTGACTGTCACTTTCCATTACAAATGATACAACCGTTCATCTATACACTCACATCTGGTCAGCTGCTCACAGTCCAAGAGTAAACAACATGATTTGGATGGATTCCTTCATAGACGAAAACAGGTGTCAATAGATCTCATTGGCATGCGTaatctcctctcattccctctagGCCTGTATTTGTAGAGCTATCAATGCTTTCCCCCATGCTGCGTATCTTGGGCTATCCATCTATCTCTGTcgctcccccttcctctcttccagACAGAGTGCAAGAGGTGGGGTGCACGCGTTTTCTACGTGCACGTACACTCAGACATCTCTTCAACACTCACCTGGTGGGTTGAAATTAAGTCTAGAAAGTGAAGAGTGACCCATGCGGATACGACCCATAGGCTACTGCCCGCTTGTGCGTCGAAGCGTGATGATTTAAGTGTACCAGTTTATAGAAGGGATTTTTATTGACTGTTCTTTACTCGGAACCAGCCATGCGCTTTGCAGCATGTGCAGCTGTTGCATATTACGCCTTGTTAAAAGTGTTTACAGGCTAGCTTATATGGAGTGTGGTATGGGGCAGGCACGCGCAGCTACTGTATGTAGCGTCATCATGACAGTGACATCATATATGTGACCAATAACTTTACACATTGCATCCTGTCCGACTTTGAAGACGAAAGGTGATCGGGTTTTCAGACCAAGGAAGTCTAGTAGTCCCACAATACGCCCACATAGCACAGACAGCTGATTTTCACTTCAGATATTATTCCATTCTTCTTTGAGGGTCCTTCTAAAACATATGCCAATTCAACCGTTACGCGCACGTGCATTTTAACGCTTGCTTTTTTGCGTAGGCCTATACCAAACGAGCGTTGGTCCACTACTCTTAAGGCGGCTCTAGTCGTCTTGTCTGTCATTTTGAGTATTTTGTCGTATAGACTGGGGTGGTGCTACCTTAAAGAAGGGGGTCTGAAAGGAATACCAGAATACTCTGGAGGATAAGGGAGCAGATTCTAATCACATGTGAAAGTCGGCTACCCAAACTGCTACCCCTTCTGTTGCGCCTCATCCTTGTTGTGGTGCCAttttaaaatagaatagaatagaatagaatagaatagaatgcctttattgtcattatacaaagtagcctatactgagatttgagattttctgTTTGAGAAAGGAAGGGTCTTTTCCTTATTGAACACTGTTAATGCACCTctatctcagagagagagagagagagagagagagagagagagagagagagaacagaagacagATTGACCCCAAGAGGAACGGTGCTGGTTATTGCATGACAATAAGAGTTACAAGAAGAGTTAGAGTTCAGTAGCATTAGAGTAAAAGTAGTTGGGGGGTCGGGTCGTATGTACGCTGCCACATCCATCATATAATTAACTTCTCGAAATGTGTTTTAATTGATTCACGATGTTTGCAGCACAAGGTCAGACACAAGTTGGGGAGTTCACAGCGGGAATGATCCACAGTCGACGTAACATAGTGAACTGATCAAAACAGAGTGCTTTGTTGTGGATATTATTTACTGCCTGtggttatgactgtgtgtgtgtgcaaaatagaagcgcataatgtgtgtgtgtgtgtgtgtgtgtgtgtgtgtgtgtgtgtgtgtgtgtgtgtgtgtgtgtgtgtgtgtgtgtgtgtgtgtgtgtgtgtgtgtgtgtgtgtgtggcgagggggggtggggggtggacttGGGTCATGTGCGGCTTGGCGGAAGTCAGCACAGGAGCCAGCTATAGCCTCTATACATATTCCAGTATAGGGCCCCTCAGTATGGTGCTAAGTGTATGCATTTCTGAttaattacagtgagtccaatatgtatttgatcccttgctgattttgttggtttgcctactaaaaaagacatgatcagtcaataaatgttatgataatatgtattctaatatggagagacagaataaaaaaaagaaaatccagaaattaactgaagagaatatatattaatttatttccatttcatcgagcaaaataagtatttgatcccctgccaactgattacagttccgggcccacagaccagatgggcacttccgatcaacttgtcatctgaattaaagacacctgtacatactaacatgcataaaagacacattgaatctgcagaatcagtccatagtatgagtgaatcagtcacactccaacctcaccagcatgggaaagaccaaagagtggtcaaatgatatcagtgacacgattttagacctgaacaaagattaaatggactgcaaagccacaagaaagagactgggtattaatgacccagctgttgatgcatttcttccaaaatgtgaggaatacaaaatgactatccatcagcctgtctggggttctatacaagatttgaccttttgtagggatttgataatcatgagaacagaaagaaatcaccctagagctgtacgggatgaactaggcaatgatatcaaa
This is a stretch of genomic DNA from Engraulis encrasicolus isolate BLACKSEA-1 chromosome 19, IST_EnEncr_1.0, whole genome shotgun sequence. It encodes these proteins:
- the LOC134435215 gene encoding pantothenate kinase 2, mitochondrial-like, with translation MELNGHKSDDGTSGECENDEVVRPKQLKQQQQRPWRKTPSSVSSLATANMEDASAGGSASTARRQSSSTSARQRMDSLKKNRPPFPWFGMDIGGTLVKLVYFEPTDVTAEEEQEEVENLRSIRRYLTSHTAYGTTGIRDVHLELPGLSLCGRTGSLHFIRFPTHDMAAFLQMVRDKHFSSLHTTLCATGGGAFKFEQEFFQMAELELYKLDELECLIRGVLYIDSVVPSECYYFENPTDLEHCEEKAFPLENPYPFLLVNIGSGVSILAIYSKDDYRRVTGTSLGGGTFLGLCCLLTGCSTFEEALEMASRGESTHVDKLVRDIYGGDYERFGLPGWAVASRTLREWCSWGTSCE